In Natronococcus occultus SP4, the following proteins share a genomic window:
- a CDS encoding PadR family transcriptional regulator has product MRKSGPPKGVIAYLVLELLEEKPRYGYEILKEIRDISGGHWEPSYGSVYPILYKFEEKGWAERIEREDEPDRKYFELTEDGHAELTDRRESSTENARDFADVILGFFHVYAAFATDERFEIPEPDDEWRFDETFSAWIVEQVVRHHEHYFDTDFERIEDTPEEFYERHGIDEEE; this is encoded by the coding sequence ATGCGGAAGAGTGGCCCGCCGAAGGGAGTGATCGCGTATCTCGTCCTCGAACTGCTCGAGGAGAAACCCCGCTACGGCTACGAGATTCTCAAGGAGATCCGCGATATCAGTGGCGGCCACTGGGAACCGTCCTACGGCTCGGTGTACCCCATCCTCTACAAGTTCGAGGAGAAGGGGTGGGCCGAACGGATCGAACGCGAGGACGAACCCGACCGGAAGTACTTCGAGCTGACCGAGGACGGCCACGCGGAACTTACCGACCGCCGGGAGTCGAGCACCGAGAACGCCCGGGATTTCGCCGACGTCATCCTCGGATTCTTCCACGTCTACGCGGCGTTTGCGACGGACGAACGGTTCGAGATTCCCGAACCCGACGACGAGTGGCGGTTCGACGAGACGTTCAGCGCCTGGATCGTCGAGCAGGTCGTCCGGCATCACGAACACTACTTCGATACCGACTTCGAACGCATCGAGGACACCCCCGAGGAGTTCTACGAGCGCCACGGGATCGACGAAGAGGAGTAG
- a CDS encoding DUF5611 family protein, producing the protein MKEYKMRRGEYLEERIPDMEGTVEDYFGPITATEEYKGSDLFVIEEPTNPVFERIVVGAVEYSGKKDKLAVEFHERDPTELGPDELEAAGEAVDAKNDFLLEATGRDAKSRRESMKRQVEDDPDHDFD; encoded by the coding sequence ATGAAGGAGTACAAGATGCGCCGCGGTGAGTATCTCGAGGAGCGAATCCCCGACATGGAAGGAACCGTCGAGGACTACTTCGGCCCGATTACGGCCACCGAGGAGTACAAGGGAAGCGACCTGTTCGTCATCGAGGAGCCTACCAACCCCGTCTTCGAGAGAATCGTCGTCGGCGCCGTCGAATACTCCGGGAAGAAGGACAAACTCGCCGTCGAGTTCCACGAGCGCGATCCGACCGAGCTCGGCCCCGACGAGCTCGAGGCCGCAGGCGAGGCCGTCGACGCGAAAAACGACTTCCTGCTCGAGGCGACCGGACGGGACGCCAAATCCCGCCGCGAATCGATGAAACGCCAGGTCGAGGACGACCCGGACCACGACTTCGACTGA
- a CDS encoding DUF7093 family protein: MGLRCSLLGHDYGDVAVEREREERGSEVVLTVREYEECTQCGDRHVVSENTEVRSISTDDVDPRPDASEPRSTPRSAEPPGADPDSGNTGAFAAETGETDATFIDADEDGAVDADPERRSEPTETEYEFPGANGADAPTTEAGIGPREATSEADPQGAADTRPEPSDRGNTADTGIELPTDENGDPVTDDGEILEDDGTPAREREYGEWPDSSDVGPPIETTPESDDEDWPDRESEPLEDDAILLDTGTTEPSSDRGEAEPAPETAAGGPPAADDPETANDAESVAEPGSGIERASEAPTPGSEGGIPGGDGQAQLHCPRCGFTAGSDRSSLRTGDICPDCRKGYLGVQPDR, translated from the coding sequence ATGGGCCTGCGATGTTCGTTGCTCGGTCACGACTACGGAGACGTTGCCGTCGAACGCGAGCGCGAGGAGCGGGGGAGCGAGGTCGTCCTCACCGTCCGGGAGTACGAAGAGTGTACGCAGTGTGGGGACAGACACGTCGTCAGCGAGAACACCGAAGTGCGGAGCATCTCGACGGACGACGTCGACCCGCGACCCGATGCCTCGGAGCCGCGATCCACACCCCGGTCGGCAGAGCCACCCGGAGCGGACCCCGACTCCGGCAACACTGGCGCGTTTGCCGCCGAAACGGGTGAGACTGACGCGACGTTCATCGACGCCGACGAGGACGGCGCGGTCGACGCCGACCCCGAGCGTCGATCGGAACCAACCGAGACCGAGTACGAGTTTCCCGGAGCGAACGGAGCCGACGCCCCGACGACCGAAGCCGGGATCGGGCCGCGAGAGGCCACGTCCGAAGCGGACCCGCAGGGTGCCGCCGACACCCGGCCAGAGCCGTCGGATCGGGGCAACACCGCCGACACCGGGATCGAGCTCCCGACCGACGAAAACGGCGATCCCGTCACCGACGACGGCGAGATCCTCGAGGACGACGGAACGCCCGCCCGGGAGCGTGAGTACGGCGAGTGGCCGGACTCCAGTGACGTCGGACCGCCGATCGAGACTACGCCCGAAAGCGACGACGAGGACTGGCCCGACAGGGAGTCCGAGCCGCTCGAGGACGACGCGATCTTGCTCGACACCGGAACGACCGAGCCGTCCTCGGATCGTGGCGAAGCCGAGCCAGCCCCGGAGACGGCCGCTGGCGGCCCGCCGGCAGCCGACGACCCGGAGACGGCGAACGACGCGGAGTCGGTCGCCGAGCCGGGCAGCGGGATCGAACGGGCCAGCGAGGCGCCGACGCCCGGCAGCGAGGGCGGGATCCCCGGTGGCGACGGCCAGGCGCAGCTCCACTGCCCGCGGTGTGGGTTCACCGCGGGCAGCGACCGCAGCTCGCTCCGGACCGGGGATATCTGTCCCGACTGCCGGAAAGGGTATCTCGGTGTCCAGCCCGACCGCTGA
- a CDS encoding heme-binding protein, which yields MERRRPPQTEEGWYVLHDFRSIDWDAWRDAPERHRSSALEDGIDFLGAAEDAVDAEDGESATFAVLGHKADLLVLHLRPTLSDIDALERGFEQTALAEYTERADSYLSVTEVSGYMSEEFFEDDAEVEDTGMRRYIETRLEPSIPDSEFVSFYPMDKRRGDEDNWYDLPFDERADHLSSHGEIGKEYAGRVTQIISGSIGLDDFEWGVTLFADDPTDVKDLLYEMRFDPSTSRFAEFGRFLSGRRFPPEQLGAFLAGEPIPQDESDPHGGHHHGESGAHHDTDTHHGDSDGHHGGDDEDEESVRSELEEIGVYAGQPHGEDVHAVVLYSAANPEELFEEVEGLRTNFDHYDTHVKTAVYEPSELADDESETAVVSLWETERAANTAAGFLADLPEIVRQAGDDRAPAGADGERGDDPASDDSWGTMGMFYAVKPEHRGDFVDTFEDAGALLADMKGHRKTDLLVNREDENDMFIASRWDSREDAMQFFRSDAFADAVEFGRDVLEERPRHVFLA from the coding sequence ATGGAACGACGACGACCGCCACAGACCGAAGAGGGCTGGTACGTGCTCCACGATTTCCGGTCGATCGACTGGGACGCCTGGCGGGACGCTCCCGAACGGCACCGCTCGAGCGCGCTCGAGGACGGGATCGACTTCCTCGGGGCCGCCGAGGACGCCGTCGACGCCGAGGACGGCGAGTCGGCGACGTTCGCCGTCCTCGGGCACAAGGCCGACCTGCTGGTGCTCCATCTGCGGCCGACGCTTTCCGACATCGACGCCCTGGAGCGTGGGTTCGAGCAGACCGCGCTTGCGGAGTACACCGAACGGGCGGACTCGTATCTCTCGGTGACCGAGGTCTCGGGGTACATGTCCGAGGAGTTCTTCGAGGACGACGCGGAGGTCGAGGACACCGGGATGCGCCGGTACATCGAGACCCGACTCGAGCCGTCGATCCCCGACAGCGAGTTCGTCAGCTTCTACCCGATGGACAAACGCCGCGGCGACGAGGACAACTGGTACGACCTGCCGTTCGACGAGCGGGCCGACCACCTCTCGAGCCACGGCGAGATCGGCAAGGAGTACGCGGGCCGGGTCACCCAGATCATCTCCGGCAGCATCGGCCTGGACGACTTCGAGTGGGGCGTGACGCTGTTCGCCGACGACCCGACCGACGTCAAGGATCTGCTCTACGAGATGCGGTTCGACCCCTCGACCTCCCGGTTCGCCGAGTTCGGTCGGTTCCTCTCCGGGCGGCGGTTTCCGCCCGAGCAGCTCGGGGCCTTCCTTGCGGGTGAGCCGATTCCACAGGACGAATCCGATCCCCACGGCGGTCACCACCACGGCGAGTCGGGCGCCCACCACGACACCGACACCCATCACGGCGATTCCGACGGCCACCACGGTGGAGACGACGAGGACGAGGAGTCGGTCCGCAGCGAACTCGAGGAGATAGGCGTCTACGCGGGCCAGCCCCACGGCGAGGACGTCCACGCCGTCGTCCTCTACTCGGCGGCCAACCCCGAGGAGCTGTTCGAGGAAGTCGAGGGCCTGCGGACGAACTTCGACCACTACGACACCCACGTCAAGACCGCCGTCTACGAACCCAGCGAGCTCGCCGACGATGAGAGCGAAACCGCCGTTGTCAGCCTCTGGGAGACGGAACGTGCGGCGAACACCGCCGCCGGGTTCCTCGCCGACCTTCCCGAAATCGTTCGACAGGCGGGCGACGATAGGGCGCCTGCCGGCGCCGATGGCGAGCGGGGCGACGACCCCGCGAGCGACGACTCCTGGGGGACGATGGGGATGTTCTACGCGGTCAAGCCCGAGCACCGCGGGGACTTCGTCGACACCTTCGAGGACGCCGGCGCGCTGTTGGCGGACATGAAGGGCCACCGGAAGACCGACCTGCTGGTCAACCGCGAGGACGAGAACGACATGTTCATCGCCAGCCGCTGGGACTCCCGCGAGGACGCCATGCAGTTCTTCCGCAGCGACGCCTTCGCCGACGCCGTCGAGTTCGGCCGAGACGTCCTCGAGGAGCGTCCTCGACACGTCTTCCTGGCCTAG
- a CDS encoding DUF6432 family protein — protein sequence MRAKREYRDRAETEVAVLDALVDRAEEGMTIFELRAAAEVDIDELEAALATLKEDDLIDVESNTSETVIKPDDRVVPEVPTDDEDDQSVGDWLRDRLPF from the coding sequence ATGAGAGCAAAGCGGGAGTACCGGGATCGGGCGGAGACCGAGGTGGCGGTACTCGACGCGCTCGTCGACCGCGCCGAGGAGGGGATGACGATCTTCGAACTCCGCGCGGCGGCCGAGGTTGACATCGACGAGCTCGAGGCAGCGCTCGCAACGCTCAAGGAAGACGATCTGATCGACGTCGAGTCCAACACCAGCGAGACGGTCATCAAACCCGACGACCGCGTCGTTCCCGAGGTCCCGACCGACGACGAGGACGACCAGTCGGTCGGCGACTGGCTTCGCGACCGGCTTCCCTTTTGA